TCATGTGGTGCCTCCGTGCTGTGCGGCTGTGCGTGATGAGTGCGTGATGAGGCCCCGGGGCGTTGGTAGCGCCATCGGGGCCTCGGGCGGCCGTACGGCCACGGCCCGCGACCGCCCCGAGTGGGCGGCGGTCGTGGACTGAATCCGTGCGGGGTGTTGCTGCTGTGCATGCCCTCGGTTCCGCCGGGACGCCGGCGTCATAGGTCCAAGGGGGACCTCCTCCGGGGTCGACCAGGCCCGGCTCGCTCGCCCCGCTCTGTCCCGGGACCCTTCACCGCCCAACCCGTAGGCCGTCGGTGCACGTGGACGCGAAAACCCGGATAGAACGGGACCAATCACCCCGCACTCAACTAGTTGAGTGCGGCCACGGGTCGATTAACTCACCCCTCACCATCCCTGTCAACCCAACTAGTTGGGTGTGTCGATAGGCGTTATCTGAGCTGGGAATCCGCGCCACGAAACACCGATTGACGCCCCCAACTTTCGATGCTCAACTAGCTATGCGATGCTGTCCCAGACAGGGACCATCCCAGCGACGAATGAGAGGCGGACGGCCGTGGCCAAGCGAGAACCGGGCAAAGTCGAGACGATCGCGGCCGAACTGCGGGCCAAGATTGAACGCAGCGCGAGCGGCTTCGGGCCGGGCGACAAGCTGCCTTCGGTGGCGGACCTCCAGGCCGCCCACGGGATCGCTTTCCAGACCGCGCGGGATGTGTTCCGCGCGCTGGAGCGGGACGGCCTCGCCTTCACGCAGCAGGGCCGGGGCTCTTTCGTCTCGCCGTTCATCGGCAAACTGACCCGTGACGGGGTAGGCCGGTACCAGCCCAACGCGAGGTCCGAAGGCGGCGCCCGGGGCGCCTTCGAGGCCGAGCTGAACCGGCTCGGGCTGGTCTACAAGGCGTCGCCGACGGACATCGGTCGGGCCCGGCCGCCGAAGGACGTCGCCGCTGCGTTCGGCCTCCACCACTCCGCAAAGGCGGTCTACCGGTCCCGCGCCATGAGGGCCGGCCGGGACGCGTCCCCCTCCGACCAGGGGTTCGTCGTGCAGCTCGCCACCAGCTGGTTCCCGCTCGACATTGCGGCGGACACCCAGCTGGAGCAGCAGGACACCGGCCCCGGCGGAAGCAAGTCCCGCCTTGCCGACCTTGGTTTCGCCCAGCGGCGCATCAGGGAGGCGATCGAGGCCCGGTTCC
This window of the Streptomyces sp. NBC_01264 genome carries:
- a CDS encoding GntR family transcriptional regulator, with protein sequence MAKREPGKVETIAAELRAKIERSASGFGPGDKLPSVADLQAAHGIAFQTARDVFRALERDGLAFTQQGRGSFVSPFIGKLTRDGVGRYQPNARSEGGARGAFEAELNRLGLVYKASPTDIGRARPPKDVAAAFGLHHSAKAVYRSRAMRAGRDASPSDQGFVVQLATSWFPLDIAADTQLEQQDTGPGGSKSRLADLGFAQRRIREAIEARFPTAAEAEALSIPDDRQVYELLHQASTEDGRVVEVAVHVMPVTIWRFSYTWELDAN